CGACCAGGGCAAGGTGGCCATTGTCGCCGGGTTCCAGGGCGTGAACCGCGACACGAAGGACGTGACCACGCTGGGCCGCGGCGGCTCGGACACTACGGCGGTGGCGCTCGCGGCGGCGCTGAAGGCGGACGTGTGCGAGATCTACTCGGACGTGGACGGCGTGTACACCGCGGACCCGCGCATTGTGCCGGACGCGCGCAAGCTGGCCCAGCTCTGCTTCGAAGAGATGCTGGAACTCGCCGCCAGCGGCTCGAAGATTTTGGTGCTGCGCAGCGTGGAGTACGCGCGGGCGTGGAACGTGCCTATGAGGGTGCGGTCGTCGTATAGCAATGATCCCGGCACGCTCATCGCCGGAGCAATGGAGGATATCCCCGTGGAAGAAGCAGTGTTGACCGGAGTTGCCACCGACGATTCGGAGGCCAAGATCACCATCCTCGGCATCGAGGACAAGCCGGGGGAGGCCGCGAAGGTGTTCCGCGCGCTGGCGGATGCGGAGATCAACATCGACATGGTCCTGCAGAACATCTCCTCCGCCGAGGACCGGAAGACGGACATCACCTTCACCCTTCCGAAGGCGGACGGCGCGCGCGGCATGGCTCTGCTGGAGCAGATGCGTGCCGACGAAGGCTGGGAGGCCATCACCTACAACGACGAGATCGGCAAGGTTTCCCTGGTGGGCGCCGGCATGAAGTCCCACCCGGGCGTGACGGCGGACTTCACCGAGGCGCTGCGTGACGCGGGCGTGAACATCGACATGATGAACACCTCCGAGATCCGCATTACCGCCGTGATCCGCCAGGGCGACCTGGCTGAGGCCGCGCGCGCGATCCACACCAAGTTCGACCTGGGCGGCGACGAGCCCGCCATCGTCTACGCCGGCACCGGCCGCTAAGGAGATTTCACATGACCACTGTTGCTGTTGTAGGCGCAACCGGCCAGGTCGGCCGCGTGATGCGCGACATTTTGGAGGAGCGCAACTTCCCCGCGGACCGCGTCCGCTTCTTCGCCTCCCCGCGTTCTGCGGGCACGAAGCTCGCCTTCCGCGGCGAGGAGATCACCGTCGAGGACCTGACCCAGGTCACCGAGGAATCCGTCGCGGATGTGGACATTGCGCTGTTCTCCGCCGGCGGCGGCACCTCGCGCGAGTGGGCGCCGGTGTTCGCGGCCGCGGGCGCGAAGGTGGTGGACAACTCCTCCGCGTGGCGCAAGGACGATGAGGTCCCGCTGATCGTCTCTGAGGTCAACCCCGCTGCCGCGCAGGACCTGCCGAAGGGCATCATCGCGAACCCGAACTGCACCACGATGGCGATCATGCCGGTGGCGAAGGCGCTGCACGACGCGGCTGGCCTGAACACCATGCGCGTGGCGTCCTACCAGGCCGTGTCCGGCTCCGGCCTGGCCGGCGTGCGTGCACTCGCGGACCAGGTTGCGGGCCTTGGCGAAGGCACGGCGGACCTCGCGCGCGA
Above is a genomic segment from Corynebacterium sp. CNCTC7651 containing:
- a CDS encoding aspartate-semialdehyde dehydrogenase; its protein translation is MTTVAVVGATGQVGRVMRDILEERNFPADRVRFFASPRSAGTKLAFRGEEITVEDLTQVTEESVADVDIALFSAGGGTSREWAPVFAAAGAKVVDNSSAWRKDDEVPLIVSEVNPAAAQDLPKGIIANPNCTTMAIMPVAKALHDAAGLNTMRVASYQAVSGSGLAGVRALADQVAGLGEGTADLARDGSLLAPEDLGPYVAPIAFNALPLAGSLVDDGSNETDEEQKLRNESRKILGIPGLKVSGTCVRVPVFTGHTMVVHAEFDREITPEQAAEILAGAPGVKVVDVPTPLAATGIDESLVGRIRQDQAVDGNRGLVFVVSGDNLRKGAALNTIQIAELLV
- a CDS encoding aspartate kinase, which gives rise to MALIVQKYGGSSLESAERIRAVAERIAATKRAGNDVVVVCSAMGDTTDELLDLAAQVNPTPPAREMDMLLTAGERISNSLVAMAVAAQGVDVQSFTGSQAGVITTERHGNARIIEVTPGRVQDAIDQGKVAIVAGFQGVNRDTKDVTTLGRGGSDTTAVALAAALKADVCEIYSDVDGVYTADPRIVPDARKLAQLCFEEMLELAASGSKILVLRSVEYARAWNVPMRVRSSYSNDPGTLIAGAMEDIPVEEAVLTGVATDDSEAKITILGIEDKPGEAAKVFRALADAEINIDMVLQNISSAEDRKTDITFTLPKADGARGMALLEQMRADEGWEAITYNDEIGKVSLVGAGMKSHPGVTADFTEALRDAGVNIDMMNTSEIRITAVIRQGDLAEAARAIHTKFDLGGDEPAIVYAGTGR